The following are from one region of the Corylus avellana chromosome ca1, CavTom2PMs-1.0 genome:
- the LOC132167142 gene encoding DNA-directed RNA polymerases II, IV and V subunit 11-like — protein sequence MNAPDRYERFVVPEGTKKVSYERDTKIINAASFTIEREDHTIGNILRMQLHRDPNVLFAGYKLPHPLQYKIIVRIHTTSQSSPMQAYNQAINDLDKELDHLKNVFEAEVRKQSREY from the exons ATGAACGCTCCGGACCGTTACGAACGTTTCGTCGTCCCCGAAGGCACCAAAAA GGTGTCATACGAGAGGGACACGAAGATCATCAATGCGGCGTCGTTCACCATCGAGAGAGAGGACCACACCATCGGCAACATTCTTCGCAT GCAATTGCACAGAGACCCCAATGTTTTGTTCGCTGGGTACAAGCTCCCTCACCCGCTTCAGTACAAAATTATTGTTAGG ATACACACCACTAGCCAGTCGTCGCCAATGCAGGCATATAACCAGGCTATCAATGATCTGGACAAGGAACTTGaccatttgaagaatgttttCGAG